From Nicotiana tabacum cultivar K326 chromosome 20, ASM71507v2, whole genome shotgun sequence, one genomic window encodes:
- the LOC107773699 gene encoding DEAD-box ATP-dependent RNA helicase 37 gives MPTSWADSVSAAENLAAAAPPKSAYVPPHLRNRPASTDPPAQASYAGAAASGQGQSGYGGPNVGGSRWSGPRNDFQSGYGGGGGRGGGWNSRTGGWDRGREREANPFADDDAEPFVEPENSGINFDAYEDIPVETSGDNVPPPVNTFAEIDLGEAVNQNIRRCKYVKPTPVQRHAIPIVLSGKDLMACAQTGSGKTAAFCFPIISGIMRGQFPRPPCPRVAFPLALILSPTRELSCQIHDEAKKFAYQTGVRVVVAYGGAPINQQLRELERGVHILVATPGRLVDLLERARVSLQMIRYLALDEADRMLDMGFEPQIRKIVQQMDMPPSGARQTMLFSATFPKEIQRLALDFLSNYIFLAVGRVGSSTDLIVQRVEYVQETDKRSHLMDLLHAQRANGAHGKEREHALRSFKSGNTPILVATDVAARGLDIPHVAHVVNFDIPNDIDDYVHRIGRTGRAGKTGLATAFFNENNSSVARALADLMQEANQEVPAWLSRYAARSSHGGGKNRRGGNRFGGRDFRKDSSFNRGATDYYGGGANMSSGYGASGGYAASYGGAGVTSAWD, from the exons ATGCCAACATCGTGGGCTGATTCGGTTTCTGCAGCCGAGAATCTGGCTGCTGCTGCTCCCCCAAAGTCCGCATATGTTCCACCACATCTTAGAAATAGACCTGCTTCAACTGATCCTCCTGCACAGGCTTCCTATGCTGGGGCTGCTGCATCTGGTCAGGGCCAAAGTGGTTATGGTGGCCCAAATGTAGGTGGAAGTCGTTGGAGTGGTCCTAGGAATGATTTCCAATCTGGTTATGGTGGTGGAGGAGGCCGTGGCGGGGGCTGGAATAGCAGAACAGGTGGTTGGGATCGGGGGAGGGAACGGGAAGCTAACCCCTTTGCAGATGATGATGCTGAACCCTTTGTTGAACCAGAGAATTCTGGGATCAACTTTGATGCGTACGAGGATATTCCTGTGGAGACAAGTGGGGATAATGTGCCCCCTCCTGTGAACACTTTTGCTGAGATTGATTTAGGTGAAGCTGTAAACCAAAATATCAGGAGATGCAAGTATGTTAAGCCAACCCCTGTGCAACGGCATGCTATACCAATTGTACTCTCTGGTAAAGATTTGATGGCTTGTGCTCAGACTGGTTCTGGCAAAACTGCTGCTTTCTGCTTCCCCATCATAAGCGGAATCATGCGGGGGCAATTTCCAAGACCTCCATGTCCGCGGGTGGCATTTCCACTGGCTCTTATTCTTTCTCCGACAAGGGAGCTCTCATGCCAA ATCCATGATGAAGCTAAGAAATTCGCATATCAAACTGGTGTCAGGGTGGTTGTTGCTTATGGTGGTGCTCCCATAAACCAACAG CTTCGAGAACTAGAGAGAGGAGTGCATATTCTTGTGGCAACACCTGGACGATTGGTTGATTTACTTGAGAGAGCTAGAGTCTCGTTACAGATGATAAGGTACTTGGCTTTAGATGAGGCAGATCGAATGCTTGATATGGGTTTTGAACCTCAAATAAGGAAAATTGTGCAACAAATGGACATGCCTCCATCAGGTGCAAGACAGACAATGCTATTCAGTGCCACTTTTCCCAAAGAGATTCAG AGACTGGCATTGGATTTTCTTTCAAATTATATCTTTTTGGCCGTGGGAAGGGTTGGCTCTAGTACTGATCTGATTGTCCAAAGAGTTGAATACGTTCAGGAGACTGACAAGAGAAGCCACTTGATGGATCTCCTTCATGCACAGAGGGCAAATGGTGCTCATGGCAAG GAAAGGGAACATGCCCTGAGATCCTTCAAAAGTGGTAACACACCAATCTTGGTTGCAACGGATGTGGCAGCACGTGGTCTTGATATACCCCACGTTGCACATGTTGTCAACTTTGACATTCCAAATGACATTGATGATTATGTCCACCGTATTGGAAGGACAGGGCGAGCAGGAAAAACAGGTTTAGCAACAGCTTTCTTTAACGAGAACAATTCGTCAGTGGCAAGAGCACTGGCTGATCTGATGCAAGAAGCAAACCAAGAAGTACCTGCTTGGCTCTCTCGCTATGCTGCTCGATCTTCACATGGAGGCGGCAAAAATCGTCGTGGTGGAAATCGTTTTGGCGGGCGTGATTTCCGAAAGGATTCCTCTTTCAATCGAGGGGCCACAGACTACTATGGTGGGGGGGCCAATATGAGCAGTGGCTATGGTGCATCTGGTGGTTATGCTGCATCATATGGTGGTGCAGGTGTGACTAGTGCCTGGGACTAA